A section of the Malania oleifera isolate guangnan ecotype guangnan chromosome 2, ASM2987363v1, whole genome shotgun sequence genome encodes:
- the LOC131149275 gene encoding E3 ubiquitin-protein ligase ATL41-like: MNFDDHHDDDEPFFHHRNSYDLNSKIMLSAIISLSVVVLVVIALHVYARFALRRQARRRSATHHAGLVLAHHANHSPESPSAGLEPAIIAALPTFPAKKYDGGRQVGGECAVCLSVVEEEEIVRLLPNCKHAFHKDCIDTWLRSNPTCPVCRGNAKPRLEPESRESPARFAVAVAPSAPTPRRLERASSTLCGVEATSSEGGAVQNLSGKAGGSSSRLGSFRRMLSWEISSRSIQTTHGQEDGNVEDLERQ; this comes from the coding sequence ATGAACTTCGATGACCACCATGACGACGACGAACCCTTCTTTCACCACCGGAACTCATACGACCTCAACAGCAAGATCATGCTCTCAGCCATCATCTCCCTGTCCGTCGTCGTTCTAGTCGTTATCGCACTCCACGTCTACGCAAGATTCGCCCTCCGCCGACAAGCCCGCCGCCGCAGCGCCACCCATCACGCAGGACTTGTCTTGGCTCATCACGCAAATCACTCCCCGGAGTCGCCCAGCGCCGGCCTCGAACCGGCGATCATCGCCGCGCTCCCGACCTTCCCTGCGAAGAAATACGACGGCGGCCGCCAGGTCGGCGGAGAGTGCGCCGTCTGCCTGAGCGTTGTAGAGGAGGAAGAAATCGTTAGGCTTCTGCCAAACTGCAAGCACGCGTTCCACAAGGACTGCATCGACACCTGGTTGCGGTCCAACCCCACGTGTCCCGTGTGCCGGGGCAACGCCAAACCGCGGTTGGAGCCGGAGTCTCGTGAGTCGCCTGCCCGGTTTGCGGTTGCGGTTGCACCCAGCGCCCCGACGCCGCGGCGGTTGGAGCGGGCGAGCTCGACGTTGTGTGGCGTAGAAGCGACGTCGTCGGAGGGTGGAGCGGTGCAAAACTTGTCGGGGAAAGCTGGTGGGTCGAGTTCGAGATTGGGTTCGTTCCGGAGGATGTTGAGTTGGGAAATATCGTCGAGAAGCATTCAAACCACCCATGGGCAAGAAGACGGTAATGTTGAAGACTTAGAGAGGCAATAG